The proteins below come from a single Aegilops tauschii subsp. strangulata cultivar AL8/78 chromosome 6, Aet v6.0, whole genome shotgun sequence genomic window:
- the LOC141025906 gene encoding uncharacterized protein → MWPADEEISWTKFKDHFRKYHIPAGIMKVKQREFPALTQGSLSVSEYLHKFNHLARYSLYDVAAEERKINRFLGGLNQHLRCTLSMFDFPDFQTLVNKALIAEREHKLVHDTKPADNDHKRKFEPMKDGQPMQKAHTWQQTQIEYKSNWQQNCPKNSKPNAPFRPQVNHMGPYPVQRTIQGQVHHLSADEAQEDPEVVIVMSFGLTNAPAFFMHTMNKVFMDFLDKFVVVFIDDILIYSKGEEDHKGHLRAVLQRLRDHQLYAKFSKCEFWLKQVGFLGHVLSAEGIAVDPSKVKDMLDWTTPTTVSEIRSFLGLAGYYRRFIEGFSKIAKPMTELLK, encoded by the exons ATGTGGCCTGCGGACGAAGAAATCTCTTGGACTAAATTCAAGGACCATTTCCGCAAATATCATATTCCTGCTGGTATTATGAAGGTCAAGCAGCGTGAATTCCCCGCGCTCACCCAAGGAAGCCTGTCAGTCAGTGAGTATCTCCATAAGTTCAACCATTTGGCCCGTTATTCTCTCTATGATGTGGCCGCAGAAGAAAGAAAGATCAACAGATTTCTTGGAGGACTGAACCAGCACCTCAGATGCACTCTtagtatgtttgatttcccggATTTCCAAACTCTAGTAAACAAGGCCCTCATTGCagaaagggaacacaagctcgTGCACGACACTAAACCCGCTGataatgaccacaagcgcaagtttgagccTATGAAGGATGGACAACCAATGCAGAAGGCTCATACTTGGCAGCAGACTCAGATTGAGTACAAATccaattggcagcagaat tgccccaagaacaGCAAGCCAAATGCTCCATTCAGGCCGCAAGTCAACCACATGGGGCCATACCCTGTCCAGAGGACCATCCAAGGGCAAGTTCACCACCTCTCCGCAgatgaagcccaagaggacccagaagtcgtcattg TTATGTCTTTCGgcctcaccaatgcccctgctttcttcatgcataCGATGAATAAAGTATTCATGGATTTCTTAGATAAGTTTGTGGTggtcttcatcgatgacatcctcatATACTCAAAAGGTGAAGAAGATCACAAGGGACACCTCAGAGCTGTCCTGCAAAGACTCCGTGACCATCAGCTATACGCAAAATTCAGCAAATGcgagttttggctcaagcaagttggatttTTAGGGCATGTTCTTTCAGCAGAAGGGATAGCCGTGGATCCAAGTAAGGTGAAGGACATGCTTGATTGGACGACACCCACGACAGTATccgagatccggagtttccttggattagccgGATACTACCGCCGTTTCATCGaaggtttctctaagattgcCAAGCCAATGACAGAGCTCCTCAAGTAA